One Euphorbia lathyris chromosome 1, ddEupLath1.1, whole genome shotgun sequence DNA segment encodes these proteins:
- the LOC136224043 gene encoding probable protein phosphatase 2C 76 → MICNTYIRSVIAQGGLSFRTRSQISNIRRSLHASLHLNYKLNFASFKSSMNVSMMIDSGSTAKRGIVDVLSEKDEDGGYVSGGWQSDDCKMSCGYSSFRGKRATMEDFYDIKNTNINGKTVCMFGIFDGHGGSRAAEYLKEHLFDNLLKHPQFMENTKSAISETYQRTDADFLESEKDTYRDDGSTASTAVLVDNHLYVANVGDSRTVVSKAGNAIPLSEDHKPNRSDERKRIESAGGVVMWAGTWRVGGVLAMSRAFGNRMLKQFVVAEPEIQEQKIDEEFELLVLASDGLWDVVTNEDAVSLAQAEEDPEAAAKKLTEAAFTRGSADNITCIVVKFHHARAGAVKPQDDKNC, encoded by the exons ATGATATGCAATACCTACATCAGGAGTGTAATTGCTCAAGGTGGATTATCATTCCGAACAAGATCACAAATAAGCAATATCCGCAGGAGTTTACATGCCAGTCTCCACCTAAATTATAAGTTGAACTTTGCATCTTTCAAATCTTCAATGAATGTCAGTATGATGATCGATTCGGGCTCTACCGCCAAACGCGGAATTGTTGATGTGCTCTCGGAGAAAGATGAGGATGGTGGATATGTTAGTGGAGGGTGGCAAAG TGATGATTGCAAAATGAGCTGTGGGTATTCAAGCTTCAGGGGAAAGAGAGCAACTATGGAGGATTTCTACGACATAAAGAATACCAATATTAATGGGAAAACAGTCTGCATGTTTGGAATATTTGATG GTCATGGTGGTTCCCGTGCTGCTGAGTATTTGAAGGAGCACCTATTTGATAATCTACTGAAGCATCCACAATTCATGGAAAACACTAAATCGGCTATAA GTGAAACATATCAGCGAACTGATGCGGACTTCTTGGAATCTGAAAAAGATACCTACAGAGATGATGGTTCTACTGCTTCAACAGCAGTTCTAGTTGATAACCATCTATATGTTGCCAATGTTGGAGATTCACGGACAGTGGTATCAAAAGCTGGAAATG CTATACCTCTTTCTGAGGATCATAAACCAAATAGAAGTGATGAACGGAAGAGAATTGAAAGTGCTGGCGGAGTAGTAATGTGGGCTG GCACCTGGCGTGTAGGAGGTGTATTAGCCATGTCACGTGCCTTTGGTAACCGCATGTTGAAGCAATTTGTTGTAGCAGAGCCTGAGATTCAG GAACAGAAAATTGATGAAGAGTTTGAATTGCTTGTGCTTGCAAGTGATGGATTATGGGATGTAGTAACCAATGAG GATGCTGTTTCACTCGCTCAAGCAGAAGAAGACCCTGAGGCAGCAGCTAAAAAATTAACAGAAGCCGCTTTTACACGTGGCAGTGCTGATAACATAACATGCATTGTGGTGAAATTCCATCATGCCCGGGCAGGTGCAGTCAAACCCCAGGATGATAAAAATTGCTAG
- the LOC136224055 gene encoding uncharacterized protein isoform X3 — protein MEMQAMKTQQVPGPTELISMQTSQESLRNEQNSSASRNRMRITHEDFEVVQNLIERCLQLYMTRDEVVKILLHQARIEPHVTILVWQKLEEGNAEFFKAYYARIALKKQIILFNRLIEHHYHLLNPPIQNAIQHMPVNNLPMGFSILQQPSTPSESMYLPSCYRVNGIPASADVHQMQIDSGLESLTDPVSASPASVVSNDQYPFTLGLDASAFESAYAFDMTRLEGMRLGPDFGIGNSNESPILNWHFPWNLDFSDLALAEDQIQMGNYSGSSSDMLLDSGSDILLDSSDVEEFFNDPDSQTEK, from the exons GTCCAACTGAACTAATCTCAATGCAAACATCACAAGAGTCTCTAAGAAATGAACAGAACTCGTCTGCTTCAAGGAATAGAATGAGAATAACGCATGAAGACTTTGAAGTT GTCCAAAACCTGATTGAAAGGTGTCTTCAACTGTATATGACTAGAGATGAGGTGGTAAAAATCCTATTGCATCAAGCAAGAATTGAGCCTCACGTTACAATCTTAG TGTGGCAGAAACTGGAAGAAGGAAATGCAGAATTTTTTAAGGCCTATTATGCAAGGATAGCTCTGAAGAAGCAGATTATTTTGTTCAATCGGTTAATTGAGCATCATTACCATCTATTGAACCCCCCTATTCAGAATGCGATTCAGCACATGCCAG TTAACAATCTACCTATGGGATTCTCAATTCTGCAACAGCCTTCAACTCCATCTGAATCTATGTATTTACCTAGCTGTTATAGGGTAAATGGAATCCCTGCTTCTGCCGATGTCCATCAAATGCAAATAGATTCTGGATTAGA AAGCCTGACTGACCCAGTATCTGCTAGTCCTGCATCAGTTGTGTCCAATGATCAATATCCTTTCACCCTTGGTCTGGATGCATCAGCGTTTGAATCTGCATATGCATTTGATATGACAAGATTAGAGGGAATGAGGCTTGGACCTGATTTTGGAATTGGCAATTCTAACGAATCACCTATTCTGAATTGGCattttccatggaatcttgacTTCTCAGATCTAGCTCTAGCAGAAG ATCAAATCCAGATGGGAAACTATTCAGGTTCAAGTTCAGATATGCTACTTGATTCAGGTTCAGATATACTACTTGATTCGTCGGATG TAGAGGAATTTTTCAATGACCCGGACTCTCAAACAGAAAAATGA
- the LOC136224055 gene encoding uncharacterized protein isoform X1 has product MDGNASNENTASTRRAGPTELISMQTSQESLRNEQNSSASRNRMRITHEDFEVVQNLIERCLQLYMTRDEVVKILLHQARIEPHVTILVWQKLEEGNAEFFKAYYARIALKKQIILFNRLIEHHYHLLNPPIQNAIQHMPVNNLPMGFSILQQPSTPSESMYLPSCYRVNGIPASADVHQMQIDSGLESLTDPVSASPASVVSNDQYPFTLGLDASAFESAYAFDMTRLEGMRLGPDFGIGNSNESPILNWHFPWNLDFSDLALAEDQIQMGNYSGSSSDMLLDSGSDILLDSSDVEEFFNDPDSQTEK; this is encoded by the exons GCGTGCAGGTCCAACTGAACTAATCTCAATGCAAACATCACAAGAGTCTCTAAGAAATGAACAGAACTCGTCTGCTTCAAGGAATAGAATGAGAATAACGCATGAAGACTTTGAAGTT GTCCAAAACCTGATTGAAAGGTGTCTTCAACTGTATATGACTAGAGATGAGGTGGTAAAAATCCTATTGCATCAAGCAAGAATTGAGCCTCACGTTACAATCTTAG TGTGGCAGAAACTGGAAGAAGGAAATGCAGAATTTTTTAAGGCCTATTATGCAAGGATAGCTCTGAAGAAGCAGATTATTTTGTTCAATCGGTTAATTGAGCATCATTACCATCTATTGAACCCCCCTATTCAGAATGCGATTCAGCACATGCCAG TTAACAATCTACCTATGGGATTCTCAATTCTGCAACAGCCTTCAACTCCATCTGAATCTATGTATTTACCTAGCTGTTATAGGGTAAATGGAATCCCTGCTTCTGCCGATGTCCATCAAATGCAAATAGATTCTGGATTAGA AAGCCTGACTGACCCAGTATCTGCTAGTCCTGCATCAGTTGTGTCCAATGATCAATATCCTTTCACCCTTGGTCTGGATGCATCAGCGTTTGAATCTGCATATGCATTTGATATGACAAGATTAGAGGGAATGAGGCTTGGACCTGATTTTGGAATTGGCAATTCTAACGAATCACCTATTCTGAATTGGCattttccatggaatcttgacTTCTCAGATCTAGCTCTAGCAGAAG ATCAAATCCAGATGGGAAACTATTCAGGTTCAAGTTCAGATATGCTACTTGATTCAGGTTCAGATATACTACTTGATTCGTCGGATG TAGAGGAATTTTTCAATGACCCGGACTCTCAAACAGAAAAATGA
- the LOC136224055 gene encoding uncharacterized protein isoform X4: protein MQTSQESLRNEQNSSASRNRMRITHEDFEVVQNLIERCLQLYMTRDEVVKILLHQARIEPHVTILVWQKLEEGNAEFFKAYYARIALKKQIILFNRLIEHHYHLLNPPIQNAIQHMPVNNLPMGFSILQQPSTPSESMYLPSCYRVNGIPASADVHQMQIDSGLESLTDPVSASPASVVSNDQYPFTLGLDASAFESAYAFDMTRLEGMRLGPDFGIGNSNESPILNWHFPWNLDFSDLALAEDQIQMGNYSGSSSDMLLDSGSDILLDSSDVEEFFNDPDSQTEK from the exons ATGCAAACATCACAAGAGTCTCTAAGAAATGAACAGAACTCGTCTGCTTCAAGGAATAGAATGAGAATAACGCATGAAGACTTTGAAGTT GTCCAAAACCTGATTGAAAGGTGTCTTCAACTGTATATGACTAGAGATGAGGTGGTAAAAATCCTATTGCATCAAGCAAGAATTGAGCCTCACGTTACAATCTTAG TGTGGCAGAAACTGGAAGAAGGAAATGCAGAATTTTTTAAGGCCTATTATGCAAGGATAGCTCTGAAGAAGCAGATTATTTTGTTCAATCGGTTAATTGAGCATCATTACCATCTATTGAACCCCCCTATTCAGAATGCGATTCAGCACATGCCAG TTAACAATCTACCTATGGGATTCTCAATTCTGCAACAGCCTTCAACTCCATCTGAATCTATGTATTTACCTAGCTGTTATAGGGTAAATGGAATCCCTGCTTCTGCCGATGTCCATCAAATGCAAATAGATTCTGGATTAGA AAGCCTGACTGACCCAGTATCTGCTAGTCCTGCATCAGTTGTGTCCAATGATCAATATCCTTTCACCCTTGGTCTGGATGCATCAGCGTTTGAATCTGCATATGCATTTGATATGACAAGATTAGAGGGAATGAGGCTTGGACCTGATTTTGGAATTGGCAATTCTAACGAATCACCTATTCTGAATTGGCattttccatggaatcttgacTTCTCAGATCTAGCTCTAGCAGAAG ATCAAATCCAGATGGGAAACTATTCAGGTTCAAGTTCAGATATGCTACTTGATTCAGGTTCAGATATACTACTTGATTCGTCGGATG TAGAGGAATTTTTCAATGACCCGGACTCTCAAACAGAAAAATGA
- the LOC136224055 gene encoding uncharacterized protein isoform X2: MDGNASNENTASTRRAGPTELISMQTSQESLRNEQNSSASRNRMRITHEDFEVVQNLIERCLQLYMTRDEVVKILLHQARIEPHVTILVWQKLEEGNAEFFKAYYARIALKKQIILFNRLIEHHYHLLNPPIQNAIQHMPVNNLPMGFSILQQPSTPSESMYLPSCYRVNGIPASADVHQMQIDSGLESLTDPVSASPASVVSNDQYPFTLGLDASAFESAYAFDMTRLEGMRLGPDFGIGNSNESPILNWHFPWNLDFSDLALAEDQIQMGNYSGSSSDMLLDSGSDILLDSSDEEFFNDPDSQTEK; the protein is encoded by the exons GCGTGCAGGTCCAACTGAACTAATCTCAATGCAAACATCACAAGAGTCTCTAAGAAATGAACAGAACTCGTCTGCTTCAAGGAATAGAATGAGAATAACGCATGAAGACTTTGAAGTT GTCCAAAACCTGATTGAAAGGTGTCTTCAACTGTATATGACTAGAGATGAGGTGGTAAAAATCCTATTGCATCAAGCAAGAATTGAGCCTCACGTTACAATCTTAG TGTGGCAGAAACTGGAAGAAGGAAATGCAGAATTTTTTAAGGCCTATTATGCAAGGATAGCTCTGAAGAAGCAGATTATTTTGTTCAATCGGTTAATTGAGCATCATTACCATCTATTGAACCCCCCTATTCAGAATGCGATTCAGCACATGCCAG TTAACAATCTACCTATGGGATTCTCAATTCTGCAACAGCCTTCAACTCCATCTGAATCTATGTATTTACCTAGCTGTTATAGGGTAAATGGAATCCCTGCTTCTGCCGATGTCCATCAAATGCAAATAGATTCTGGATTAGA AAGCCTGACTGACCCAGTATCTGCTAGTCCTGCATCAGTTGTGTCCAATGATCAATATCCTTTCACCCTTGGTCTGGATGCATCAGCGTTTGAATCTGCATATGCATTTGATATGACAAGATTAGAGGGAATGAGGCTTGGACCTGATTTTGGAATTGGCAATTCTAACGAATCACCTATTCTGAATTGGCattttccatggaatcttgacTTCTCAGATCTAGCTCTAGCAGAAG ATCAAATCCAGATGGGAAACTATTCAGGTTCAAGTTCAGATATGCTACTTGATTCAGGTTCAGATATACTACTTGATTCGTCGGATG AGGAATTTTTCAATGACCCGGACTCTCAAACAGAAAAATGA